A window of Marinobacter salarius contains these coding sequences:
- the pcaF gene encoding 3-oxoadipyl-CoA thiolase, whose protein sequence is MTDVYLCHPRRSAIGRFGGTLASVRPDDLAAHIFKAVLEQAPELDPAAIDEVMMGSANQAGEDNRNIARMSALLAGLPTSVPGTTLNRLCGSGMDAVGTAFRAIRAGEMELVLAGGVESMSRAPYVMGKADSAFSRGQKIEDTTIGWRFVNPLMKKQYGIDSMPETAENVAEQYQVSREDQDLFAFRSQGKTARAQKEGRFAEEIVPVSIPRRKQDPLVFDADEHPRASTLEKLASLPTPFREGGSVTAGNASGVNDGAAAMLVASENAVKAHGLKPMARILGMATAGVEPRIMGIGPVPAVRKLLEKQGIGIDDIDVIELNEAFAAQGLAVLRELGVTDDDPRVNPNGGAIALGHPLGMSGARLLQTAAHQLQHTGGRYALCTMCVGVGQGIATLIERV, encoded by the coding sequence ATGACTGACGTTTATCTCTGCCACCCCCGCCGTTCGGCCATTGGCCGTTTCGGCGGCACCCTGGCCAGCGTTCGCCCCGATGACCTCGCGGCGCATATCTTCAAGGCTGTACTGGAACAGGCCCCGGAACTCGACCCCGCTGCCATCGACGAGGTGATGATGGGGTCTGCCAACCAGGCCGGTGAAGACAACCGCAATATCGCCCGGATGTCTGCCCTGCTCGCAGGCCTGCCCACCTCCGTGCCCGGCACTACCCTAAACCGCCTGTGTGGCTCCGGCATGGACGCAGTGGGCACCGCCTTTCGTGCCATACGCGCCGGCGAAATGGAGCTGGTGCTGGCCGGCGGCGTGGAATCCATGTCCCGTGCGCCCTATGTGATGGGCAAGGCCGACTCGGCTTTTTCACGGGGTCAGAAGATCGAAGACACCACCATCGGCTGGCGCTTCGTGAACCCGCTGATGAAGAAGCAATACGGCATCGACTCCATGCCGGAAACCGCGGAAAACGTCGCCGAGCAGTACCAGGTGTCGCGGGAAGATCAGGACCTGTTTGCCTTCCGTTCCCAGGGAAAAACCGCCCGGGCACAGAAGGAAGGCCGCTTCGCAGAAGAAATCGTGCCGGTATCCATACCGCGCCGAAAACAGGACCCGCTGGTATTCGATGCCGACGAACACCCCCGTGCAAGCACCCTGGAGAAACTCGCCTCCTTGCCAACCCCTTTCCGGGAAGGCGGAAGCGTGACAGCCGGCAATGCCTCCGGCGTCAACGATGGTGCCGCGGCTATGCTGGTTGCCAGTGAAAACGCGGTAAAAGCCCACGGCCTGAAACCCATGGCCCGCATCCTGGGCATGGCCACGGCCGGCGTGGAACCGCGTATTATGGGCATTGGCCCGGTCCCCGCCGTTCGAAAACTGCTGGAGAAGCAAGGCATCGGCATTGACGACATCGACGTGATCGAACTGAACGAAGCCTTTGCCGCGCAAGGACTGGCCGTACTACGGGAACTGGGCGTTACCGACGACGACCCCCGGGTCAACCCGAACGGCGGCGCCATCGCCCTTGGGCATCCACTGGGCATGTCTGGCGCACGACTGCTGCAAACGGCAGCCCACCAGCTGCAACACACCGGCGGCCGATACGCGCTTTGCACCATGTGTGTGGGCGTCGGCCAGGGTATTGCAACACTTATCGAACGCGTCTGA
- a CDS encoding transporter codes for MRSTLKNIPSKSFAMGSALVFATGLFTATTQAAEIATDPGDYTPLPAGVNLGILYGQYATRDTVYANGDKVPVDAGLDTTIGLARFVHYMDIGGVIVDPQIIVPFGKVELEEPFGPLQPTSESGVGDPIVGATAWVLNNPDNQQWVGLSAFASVPIGQYDENKGPVNIGENRWKGIFQAAYVKHLSNSVVLDLIAEYSVYGDNDDFLGFEREQEDAQSLQGHLRYLLSKQSHVALSYYHSFGGETTVGGQDQDDRVNTNRWLATYATFVDPTVQLQVQAGQDINVENGFEEDTRVNFRVLKVF; via the coding sequence ATGCGATCGACCTTAAAGAACATACCATCCAAATCATTTGCCATGGGTTCTGCCCTAGTGTTTGCCACCGGCCTTTTCACCGCCACGACCCAAGCAGCCGAAATTGCCACTGACCCCGGCGACTACACGCCACTGCCTGCGGGCGTGAACCTCGGCATCCTCTATGGCCAGTACGCCACCCGCGATACTGTCTACGCCAATGGCGACAAGGTGCCCGTGGATGCTGGACTGGATACCACCATCGGTCTCGCCCGTTTCGTTCACTACATGGACATTGGTGGTGTGATTGTGGACCCACAGATCATTGTGCCTTTCGGCAAGGTGGAACTGGAGGAACCGTTTGGCCCACTTCAGCCCACGTCGGAAAGCGGTGTCGGCGACCCTATCGTTGGTGCAACTGCCTGGGTTCTCAATAACCCCGATAATCAGCAATGGGTTGGCCTGTCCGCTTTCGCCTCTGTGCCTATTGGCCAGTACGATGAGAATAAGGGGCCGGTGAACATTGGCGAGAACCGCTGGAAAGGCATTTTTCAGGCGGCCTACGTCAAACATTTGAGCAACAGTGTGGTCCTGGACCTGATCGCGGAGTATTCCGTGTATGGAGACAATGACGATTTCCTGGGCTTCGAACGCGAACAGGAAGATGCCCAAAGCCTGCAGGGTCATCTGCGTTACCTGTTATCCAAGCAAAGCCATGTTGCCCTTTCCTACTACCATTCCTTTGGAGGCGAAACCACCGTTGGCGGACAGGATCAGGACGACCGCGTCAACACCAACCGCTGGTTGGCCACCTATGCCACCTTTGTCGACCCGACCGTGCAACTGCAGGTTCAGGCCGGCCAGGACATTAACGTGGAAAACGGGTTCGAAGAGGATACCCGCGTGAACTTCCGCGTACTGAAGGTATTCTGA
- a CDS encoding IclR family transcriptional regulator C-terminal domain-containing protein — protein sequence MDDQVLRPGDRDYVGALASGLEVLQAFDAEHPRMTLSEVATRTDMDRAKARRFLLTLHALGFVKRNGRQFELTPRVLQLGYAYQSSNQYRAVIQQYLEDVTAELGESSSLAVLDGDDVVYVVRSSARHRLMAITLSVGTRLPAAYTSMGRVLLAQLPEAELEALLLRVKLEPYTASSITNANALKKDIAKVREQGYSIVDQELDSGLRSAAVPVFAGNGELLGAINISTNAARVDMETLMGVYLPRLQQAAEAVRRTTR from the coding sequence ATGGACGATCAGGTTCTCAGGCCCGGAGACCGGGATTATGTAGGTGCGCTGGCGTCAGGGCTGGAGGTGTTGCAGGCGTTTGACGCTGAGCATCCACGGATGACCCTGAGCGAGGTGGCGACACGGACGGATATGGACCGGGCCAAGGCGCGTCGTTTCCTGCTTACTCTTCACGCGCTGGGGTTCGTAAAACGTAACGGCCGACAGTTCGAGTTGACCCCTCGCGTCTTGCAGCTGGGCTATGCCTACCAATCGTCGAATCAGTACCGGGCGGTAATCCAGCAATACCTTGAGGACGTTACGGCCGAGTTGGGTGAGTCATCCTCACTGGCGGTGCTGGACGGTGACGATGTGGTGTACGTGGTGCGCTCATCGGCCCGACACCGGCTGATGGCTATTACCCTTTCTGTGGGCACACGTCTGCCGGCGGCCTATACCTCTATGGGCCGGGTGCTGCTGGCGCAGTTGCCGGAAGCGGAGCTGGAGGCGTTACTTCTTCGGGTGAAGCTCGAGCCCTATACGGCTTCTTCCATTACCAATGCCAATGCCCTGAAGAAAGACATCGCGAAGGTTCGGGAGCAGGGCTATTCGATTGTGGATCAGGAGCTCGACTCAGGCCTTCGTTCCGCTGCGGTGCCGGTGTTTGCCGGCAATGGCGAGCTGCTGGGCGCGATCAATATCAGTACCAATGCGGCGCGGGTGGATATGGAGACACTGATGGGGGTGTATTTGCCCCGGTTGCAGCAGGCGGCCGAGGCGGTACGGCGAACGACCCGCTGA
- a CDS encoding alpha/beta fold hydrolase, producing the protein MAFLKHNGRTVCYRLLGDSAKPLLMLAHPLGMTQAVWDDMLPALLNSFRVLTWDLPGHGASAAWPEASDQIAPEDLAQEALALATAAEAQRFHFAGTSIGGVIGQQLVSMHADRLLSATLTNTGAVIGTPDAWNTRSASVLELGLSTMAVDIVPRWFGPAVCEQQPALVEGWRVIMGRGDNRSYALLCEMLGRVDFRKMLGEQRVPLRLVGGSDDVATPPDTLRALADVSGAVEPVILEQVGHVPSVECPDKLTQILVNNLA; encoded by the coding sequence ATGGCTTTTCTGAAACATAACGGCCGCACTGTCTGTTACCGCCTGCTCGGTGATAGCGCGAAACCGCTGCTGATGCTGGCACACCCCCTGGGCATGACGCAGGCCGTGTGGGACGACATGCTCCCTGCACTGCTGAACAGCTTCCGGGTACTCACCTGGGACTTGCCAGGACATGGCGCCAGCGCGGCCTGGCCAGAGGCCAGTGACCAGATCGCCCCTGAAGATCTGGCACAGGAGGCCCTCGCACTCGCCACTGCCGCCGAGGCACAGCGTTTCCACTTCGCGGGCACGTCCATCGGGGGCGTGATTGGCCAACAGCTCGTCAGCATGCATGCAGACCGATTGCTGTCCGCCACACTCACCAACACCGGAGCCGTCATCGGCACCCCCGACGCCTGGAACACCCGTTCTGCGAGCGTTCTGGAACTGGGCCTGAGCACCATGGCGGTGGATATTGTGCCGCGCTGGTTCGGCCCCGCCGTCTGCGAACAGCAACCAGCGCTGGTGGAAGGCTGGCGCGTGATCATGGGGCGCGGCGATAACCGTAGTTATGCCCTGCTGTGCGAAATGCTGGGGCGGGTCGACTTCCGCAAAATGCTTGGCGAGCAACGCGTACCACTCCGGTTGGTGGGAGGGTCCGACGACGTGGCCACACCGCCAGACACCCTGAGGGCGCTGGCCGACGTCAGCGGCGCGGTGGAGCCGGTCATTCTGGAGCAGGTTGGCCACGTGCCTTCCGTTGAGTGCCCGGACAAGCTAACCCAGATCCTGGTCAACAACCTGGCCTGA
- a CDS encoding CoA-transferase subunit beta, with the protein MSLEFTSSEMMSVTAARALTNDMTCFVGIGLPSEAANLARLTHAPDVTLIYESGTLQTKPDVLPLSIGDGELCESALTTVGVPEMFRYWLQGGHISVGFLGTAQIDRFANLNTTLIGDYREPKVRLPGGGGAPEIATNAKEVFITVKHSKRTFVKDVDFVTTVGFGRDGTARDNVPNIGRGPTVVITDLCILKPDPDTKELVVTSLHPNVTREEVIEATGWEIRFAEQLETTPEPSAKELDILRDLKARTHAHHAGQQ; encoded by the coding sequence ATGAGCCTTGAATTTACCTCTTCGGAAATGATGAGCGTCACTGCCGCCCGCGCACTGACCAACGACATGACCTGTTTCGTCGGTATCGGCCTGCCCAGTGAAGCCGCCAACCTGGCACGCCTGACCCACGCGCCCGACGTCACCCTGATTTACGAATCCGGCACCCTGCAGACCAAGCCGGACGTTCTTCCACTGTCCATCGGTGATGGCGAACTGTGCGAATCGGCGTTGACCACCGTCGGCGTTCCGGAGATGTTCCGCTACTGGCTCCAGGGCGGCCACATCAGTGTCGGCTTCCTGGGCACCGCCCAGATCGACCGTTTCGCCAACCTCAACACCACCCTGATTGGAGACTACCGCGAACCGAAAGTGCGGCTGCCAGGCGGTGGCGGTGCCCCTGAGATTGCCACCAACGCGAAGGAAGTGTTCATTACCGTGAAGCATTCCAAACGCACCTTCGTGAAGGACGTGGACTTCGTCACCACCGTTGGCTTTGGACGTGACGGCACCGCACGGGATAATGTCCCTAATATCGGTCGCGGCCCCACGGTGGTGATTACCGATCTGTGCATTCTCAAGCCCGATCCGGACACCAAAGAACTGGTGGTCACATCCTTACACCCGAACGTAACCCGGGAAGAAGTGATCGAAGCGACTGGCTGGGAGATCCGGTTTGCAGAACAGCTGGAAACAACGCCGGAACCCAGTGCCAAAGAGCTGGACATCCTGCGTGACCTGAAAGCGCGCACACATGCACATCATGCCGGCCAACAGTGA
- a CDS encoding sigma-54-dependent Fis family transcriptional regulator: protein MNAIIPADHRRAKARETFFEHGQIPTGLIDDAIVNSWQRCSAASKNVSERVQFDTVSRSGLLELMDSNQILLEAATQPLEQLGQTVNGAGYSVLLTDDKGVALAARRSGRCANTLINGAFRQGVNLSEATIGTSAMSCAVSERRPVLVSGVEHYLHANRVFNCAASPIVDPMGRVLGAIDITRGNPLEPGSALSLVQQCSARVERQLMGMLSPWLMVSLGWEQNDLRASGDLLVALGQEGQVLGLSPRVRELTGLASTDETLCFQDLFDLRFDELVDGFRGRKQPMTARMHSGLSFSLRPVNTDARKTVRRSSANPPAKRLPDSTDFGDPAISRQATLAGRAMEKGLPVLILGETGTGKEVMAKSLHSGSMSSSGTFVAINCAAIPESLIEGELFGHAEGAYTGARRGGAPGKIEHADGGTLFLDEIGDMPLGLQSRLLRVLETREVTRLGSATPKPVRFQLICATHRNLSEAAQNGDFREDLLYRIKGMTVRLPRLAERSDLQNFIVDRCRALTQGSRELSQDCLDGLIRYDWPGNVRELIYALTHADALAEPDEVLELCHLPEEIAAPTTVAVGSNRTVNRGGTLKSLERNVIDEALAIEGGNVSRAAKRLGIGRATLYRRFKASSENGP from the coding sequence ATGAACGCCATTATTCCTGCCGACCACAGGCGAGCCAAGGCACGTGAAACGTTTTTCGAACATGGTCAGATTCCAACGGGCTTGATTGACGATGCTATTGTCAATTCCTGGCAGCGTTGTTCCGCAGCGAGCAAAAACGTCAGTGAACGGGTTCAATTCGACACTGTGTCCAGAAGCGGTCTGTTGGAGCTCATGGACAGCAACCAAATCCTGCTGGAGGCGGCCACCCAGCCGTTGGAACAGTTAGGCCAGACCGTTAATGGCGCCGGCTATTCCGTCCTACTGACGGATGACAAAGGGGTTGCTCTGGCGGCGCGACGTTCGGGGCGATGCGCTAACACTCTGATTAACGGTGCGTTCCGGCAGGGCGTCAACCTTTCCGAGGCGACCATCGGCACTTCTGCGATGTCTTGTGCCGTGTCAGAACGGCGTCCTGTACTGGTCTCTGGAGTTGAGCACTACCTGCATGCCAACCGGGTATTCAATTGTGCGGCTTCTCCCATTGTCGACCCCATGGGCCGGGTACTAGGTGCCATCGATATTACCCGTGGTAATCCGCTGGAGCCGGGAAGCGCTCTTTCGTTGGTGCAACAGTGTTCGGCTCGGGTCGAACGCCAGTTGATGGGGATGTTGTCGCCCTGGCTCATGGTCAGCCTAGGTTGGGAACAGAATGATCTTCGTGCCTCTGGTGATCTACTGGTAGCGCTTGGGCAGGAGGGGCAGGTGCTGGGTCTGTCGCCGCGTGTGCGTGAGTTGACGGGGCTGGCCTCAACGGATGAGACGTTGTGCTTTCAGGATCTGTTTGACCTGCGCTTTGATGAGCTGGTCGATGGGTTTCGTGGTCGGAAGCAGCCGATGACGGCCAGGATGCACTCCGGGCTGTCATTTTCGCTTCGCCCGGTGAATACCGATGCTCGAAAAACCGTCAGGCGCAGTTCTGCGAATCCTCCGGCGAAGCGTTTGCCGGACTCCACGGATTTTGGTGATCCTGCCATCAGCCGTCAGGCCACCCTTGCAGGCAGAGCGATGGAGAAGGGATTGCCGGTGCTGATACTGGGAGAGACCGGAACCGGGAAGGAAGTGATGGCGAAATCGCTTCATAGTGGCAGCATGTCTTCCTCCGGCACGTTCGTTGCCATCAACTGCGCCGCCATCCCGGAGTCGCTGATTGAAGGCGAATTGTTTGGCCATGCCGAGGGTGCCTACACGGGTGCTCGGCGAGGGGGTGCTCCTGGCAAGATTGAGCATGCGGATGGTGGCACCCTGTTTCTGGACGAAATTGGTGACATGCCGTTGGGACTTCAGTCGCGGTTATTGAGAGTGTTGGAAACTCGGGAAGTGACCCGTCTCGGAAGTGCAACACCGAAGCCGGTCCGTTTTCAGTTGATCTGCGCAACCCATCGGAACCTATCGGAAGCCGCCCAAAACGGGGATTTCCGCGAAGACCTGCTCTATCGCATTAAAGGTATGACAGTACGCTTGCCAAGGCTGGCGGAACGTTCGGACCTGCAAAACTTCATTGTCGACCGGTGCCGGGCTCTGACACAGGGCAGTCGCGAGCTCTCACAAGACTGTCTGGATGGATTGATCCGTTACGACTGGCCGGGAAATGTCCGTGAGCTCATTTACGCTCTGACCCATGCCGACGCACTGGCGGAGCCTGATGAAGTGCTGGAACTTTGCCATTTGCCGGAAGAAATAGCGGCCCCGACAACCGTGGCCGTTGGAAGCAATCGTACGGTGAATAGAGGCGGTACCCTCAAGTCCCTGGAACGTAATGTTATTGACGAAGCGCTGGCTATTGAGGGAGGCAATGTCAGCCGGGCAGCGAAACGGCTGGGCATTGGTCGAGCGACACTGTATCGCCGCTTCAAAGCCAGCAGTGAGAACGGGCCCTAA
- a CDS encoding muconate/chloromuconate family cycloisomerase gives MSATIQSIEAILVDIPTIRPHKLSMTTMGVQTMVIVRMKDSDGLEGLGEATTIGGLAYGPESPESVKLTIDTYFKPLLIDQPADAINTLRVRLNRATRGNNLAKSAIETALLDLQGKRLNRPVSDLLGGALHQHIPVLWTLASGDTAKDIDEAHSLIAQQRHCDFKLKIGSRAVMDDVRHVAAIKEAVGEQASVRVDVNQAWDEATAAKGMAELQAAGIDLVEQPTPMKDFGALVRLSEKFHIPILADESVADAKDLFALAAGGFAGAVAMKIAKAGGPIRALEQATVAQSAGLGLYGGTLLEGTIGTAASLHAWSTLETLHWGTEMFGPLLMKDDIVVRPLNFHANGVDLPQGPGLGVEIDEDKLAVYRRDA, from the coding sequence ATGTCCGCCACCATTCAGTCCATTGAAGCCATCCTGGTCGATATCCCGACCATCCGGCCGCACAAACTATCCATGACAACCATGGGGGTTCAGACCATGGTGATCGTGCGGATGAAGGATTCCGATGGCCTGGAAGGTTTGGGTGAAGCCACCACGATCGGTGGTCTGGCCTACGGCCCGGAAAGCCCCGAAAGCGTGAAACTTACCATCGACACCTATTTCAAGCCACTGCTGATCGATCAGCCAGCGGATGCCATCAATACTCTTAGGGTAAGGCTAAACCGTGCGACCCGCGGAAACAACCTGGCCAAGTCTGCCATTGAAACCGCGCTGCTGGATCTGCAGGGCAAGCGCCTGAATCGTCCGGTTTCCGATCTGCTCGGCGGCGCTCTGCATCAGCACATTCCGGTGCTCTGGACGTTAGCCAGTGGCGATACCGCCAAAGATATTGATGAGGCGCACAGTCTGATCGCGCAACAACGCCACTGCGATTTCAAGCTGAAGATTGGTTCTCGCGCAGTGATGGATGATGTGCGCCATGTGGCGGCTATCAAGGAAGCCGTGGGCGAGCAGGCCAGTGTGCGTGTTGACGTCAATCAGGCCTGGGATGAAGCCACGGCAGCCAAGGGTATGGCTGAGTTGCAGGCCGCGGGCATTGATCTGGTGGAGCAGCCTACCCCGATGAAGGATTTTGGCGCCCTGGTACGCCTGTCCGAAAAATTCCATATCCCGATTCTGGCCGATGAATCCGTAGCCGACGCCAAGGACCTGTTTGCCCTGGCGGCCGGAGGATTTGCCGGTGCGGTGGCCATGAAAATTGCCAAGGCTGGCGGCCCGATCCGGGCGTTGGAACAGGCGACGGTTGCCCAGTCCGCAGGACTCGGACTGTACGGCGGCACCCTGCTGGAAGGCACCATCGGTACCGCCGCGTCCCTGCACGCCTGGTCCACGCTGGAAACCCTTCACTGGGGAACAGAGATGTTCGGCCCTCTACTGATGAAAGACGACATCGTGGTGCGCCCGCTGAACTTCCACGCCAACGGCGTGGACCTGCCGCAGGGCCCGGGCCTGGGTGTCGAGATTGATGAAGACAAGCTGGCGGTCTATCGCAGAGACGCATAG
- a CDS encoding LysR family transcriptional regulator yields MELRHLRYFVAVAEELNLTRAAEKLFIAQPPLTRAIKQLEEEVGVALFIRKPRGLVLTTGGEYFLEQARQILGKMAATVSDTRRIAQHRKTVFSIGFVPSVFYGQLPLMVRRLRRNKNLEIILHELKTREQVDALKSGKIDIGFGRVRIEDPDVEQELLFDEPMIAAIPAGNPLTRHPPSMKELSEWPMITFPSGPGPNFADLTQGLFHRRGLRVNVMQQVNDVQTALSLVASDMGFTLVPEQVRRLHREGVDYMPLEDDNISVPVIASRRRGENPNAVMRLANTILDELVENRLTGRYP; encoded by the coding sequence ATGGAGCTGAGACACTTGCGCTACTTCGTGGCGGTGGCAGAGGAACTGAACCTCACCCGTGCTGCGGAAAAGCTGTTTATCGCCCAGCCACCTCTGACCCGTGCCATCAAACAGCTGGAAGAAGAAGTGGGGGTTGCGCTGTTCATCCGGAAGCCCCGGGGGCTGGTATTAACGACCGGCGGTGAATACTTTCTTGAGCAGGCACGGCAGATTCTCGGCAAGATGGCCGCAACCGTCAGCGACACCCGCCGGATCGCCCAACACCGCAAAACCGTTTTTTCCATCGGCTTCGTCCCCTCCGTGTTCTACGGGCAACTGCCACTGATGGTCAGACGCCTGCGGCGCAACAAGAACCTGGAAATCATCCTGCACGAACTGAAAACACGGGAGCAGGTAGATGCGCTGAAATCGGGGAAGATTGATATCGGTTTTGGCCGGGTGCGCATCGAAGACCCGGACGTTGAGCAGGAACTGCTGTTTGACGAACCCATGATTGCCGCCATTCCTGCTGGTAACCCCCTGACCCGGCATCCGCCATCGATGAAGGAGCTGTCGGAATGGCCGATGATCACCTTCCCGTCCGGCCCGGGACCGAACTTCGCCGATCTGACCCAGGGCCTTTTCCACCGCCGAGGCCTGCGAGTCAACGTGATGCAGCAAGTCAACGACGTGCAGACGGCGCTCTCCTTGGTGGCTTCGGACATGGGGTTTACCCTGGTGCCGGAGCAGGTCCGGCGGTTGCACCGGGAGGGAGTGGACTATATGCCCCTGGAAGACGACAACATCAGCGTACCGGTTATTGCGTCACGGCGACGGGGAGAAAACCCCAATGCGGTCATGCGGCTGGCGAACACGATTCTGGATGAGCTGGTGGAAAACCGGCTGACGGGCCGGTATCCGTGA
- a CDS encoding CoA transferase subunit A, which yields MAEFLSLKEAVSRYISNGDTVCMEGFTHLIPFAAGHEIIRQEKRDLTLIRMTPDLVYDQMIGAGCARKLIFSWGGNPGVGSLHRLRDAVEKGWPNKLEILEHSHAAMACAYEAGAAGLPLAVLRGYVGSDLPKVNDQIKFIECPFTGERLAAVPSVRPDVAVIHAQRADRKGNVLIEGIVGIQKEVVLAAKRSIVTVEEVVDDLGASVNACVLPSWAVTAIAEAPKGASPSYALGYYDRDNAFYKEWDGIARDRETFQSWLKDNVFEKGAA from the coding sequence ATGGCTGAATTTCTCTCTCTCAAGGAAGCCGTGAGCCGCTATATCAGCAATGGCGATACGGTCTGTATGGAAGGCTTTACGCACCTGATCCCCTTCGCTGCGGGCCACGAAATCATTCGCCAGGAAAAGCGCGACCTGACACTCATCCGCATGACACCGGATCTGGTGTACGACCAGATGATCGGTGCGGGTTGCGCCCGAAAACTGATCTTCTCCTGGGGCGGAAACCCAGGCGTGGGCTCACTGCATCGCCTGCGAGATGCCGTCGAGAAAGGCTGGCCGAATAAACTGGAGATCCTGGAGCACAGCCACGCTGCCATGGCCTGCGCCTATGAAGCCGGTGCTGCCGGCCTGCCACTGGCAGTGCTCCGTGGCTACGTGGGCAGCGATCTGCCAAAGGTGAATGACCAGATCAAATTCATCGAGTGCCCGTTCACCGGAGAGCGCCTGGCCGCCGTGCCATCGGTACGTCCAGACGTTGCTGTGATTCATGCCCAGCGGGCCGACCGCAAAGGCAATGTACTGATAGAAGGCATTGTGGGTATCCAGAAAGAAGTGGTTCTAGCCGCCAAGCGCAGCATCGTCACCGTTGAAGAAGTGGTGGACGATCTGGGCGCTTCCGTGAACGCCTGCGTGTTGCCGTCCTGGGCGGTTACGGCCATTGCCGAGGCCCCAAAAGGCGCCAGCCCGTCCTATGCGCTGGGCTATTACGACCGCGACAACGCTTTCTACAAAGAGTGGGACGGCATTGCCCGGGACCGGGAAACCTTCCAGAGCTGGCTGAAAGACAACGTATTTGAAAAAGGAGCTGCGTGA
- a CDS encoding methyl-accepting chemotaxis protein, whose amino-acid sequence MADTLAFEQEPTHSGTSKTPIYGALILALVGIVLLLATAGSLLQVVAATLTLGLVAAALALCVKWQPEVITVREEIPVPVPEPVAEPVPETNLQEQPLAPDPMLISHLDDLRNNVEVILEEMGEAGKLAKASGAKVTHSASCISDSEASIRELADFMGRIDEVFTQLGTQSEEIGTIVGNIQDIAKQTNLLALNASIEAARAGEHGRGFAVVADEVRHLAVRANESSEGIRAIANSLTTTSVDAGNGMERIRESCNQCLGQSGEALQAMKDIQAGAVARMEVVQGITERLQVQRELTDQLYTDLSTAR is encoded by the coding sequence ATGGCCGACACCCTCGCGTTCGAACAGGAACCGACACACTCCGGAACCTCCAAAACTCCCATCTACGGCGCACTGATCCTGGCGTTAGTGGGCATCGTATTGCTGCTTGCCACGGCAGGCAGCCTCCTTCAGGTTGTTGCCGCAACTCTGACCCTGGGTCTTGTTGCCGCCGCTCTCGCCCTCTGCGTGAAATGGCAGCCAGAGGTTATCACCGTCCGTGAGGAAATACCGGTGCCCGTACCGGAACCTGTCGCAGAGCCGGTGCCGGAAACCAACCTGCAAGAGCAACCGTTAGCCCCCGACCCCATGCTTATCAGCCACCTCGACGATTTGCGCAATAATGTCGAGGTCATCCTGGAAGAAATGGGCGAGGCCGGCAAACTCGCCAAGGCATCGGGCGCCAAGGTCACCCACAGCGCCAGCTGCATTTCCGACTCCGAAGCCTCCATCCGGGAGCTGGCCGACTTCATGGGACGCATTGACGAGGTCTTCACACAACTGGGTACACAGTCCGAGGAAATTGGCACCATCGTCGGCAACATTCAGGATATTGCCAAACAGACCAATCTGCTGGCCCTGAACGCTTCCATTGAAGCCGCCCGGGCGGGGGAACATGGCAGGGGGTTCGCCGTGGTGGCAGACGAAGTGCGCCATCTTGCGGTTCGTGCCAACGAATCCAGCGAAGGCATTCGCGCCATCGCCAACAGCCTGACAACCACGTCGGTGGACGCGGGCAATGGCATGGAGAGAATCCGCGAGTCGTGCAACCAGTGCCTGGGCCAGTCCGGTGAAGCCTTACAGGCAATGAAGGATATTCAGGCCGGGGCCGTGGCCCGAATGGAAGTGGTGCAGGGAATTACCGAGCGCTTGCAGGTGCAGCGCGAGCTTACCGATCAGCTTTATACCGACCTCAGTACTGCACGCTGA